ctccgtctggatctgtaaagactttattcctgcaaagactcgcattcaaagtatcgtcttgcatcattgactttgtttatatatgtggctgtggaacccacctcttcactcacctgaggaaggaactgtgctccgaaagctagtgattctaaacaaacctgttggacttcaacctggtgttgtaagacttcttactgtcttacaCCCCAGTCCCAACGCCGCCATCTCCAGATCATGGTGTAAATTAAACAGAGAAATTACTAATTCATATAAACTTAAAAGGTCCAAGTTTATTATCAGCAGAGACATGTTGCTCGAGGGCACAGTGGTTGTCTCACAGCATCAGGACctaggttcaattttggcctttggtgactgtggagtttgcacgtttctccctgtgtctgtgcgagtttcctccgggtgctccggttcactCCCACATTCGaaaaatgtgcaggtggattggccatgctaaattgcctcttagcgtcgaaacaaaataataataatcgttattattgtcacaaatgggcttacattaacactgcaatgaagttactgtgaaaatcccctagtcgccacattccgggagaattcagaatgtccaattgacctaacagcacatctttcgggacttgtgggaggaaaccggagcacccggaggaaacccacgcacacacggggagaatgtgcagactccgcacagacagtgacccaagccggaaatcgaacctgggaccctgtgaagcatcagtgctgtccactgtgttactgtgccacccgtatgcaggttaggtgggggattgggcttaggtggagtgctcttttggagggtcggtgcagactcgatgagccaaatggctcccttctgcactgtaggaattgtatgATAAAAATGTTTGCAGATTATCTTAAATCTGTCCATGCTCTGCTTCTTGCGggttggaacagtttctccccaaccACTCTATGGGATCTCTTATTTAATCTTCTAATAAGAGTCGATAgcccggttgattggaggtgtccaaaatacaactttattgctaattattcacttgaataaGAACGGAATCAAAACGTAGAAATGAAATATAAACAACACGTACAAGGGTCATGGTTAAACAAAAAGCATTAAACATAAAACCATAAAGAAATCACAAATCGATAATTCAAAAATTTAGGAAGGCAGAAATTCAGGAACAAAACCTCGCccacgaggtcctacttttaagaGAATCCTTTTCTATGgtataatccctcatttactctcattggcttctaattctcagctgagacctgatTTGTTCAAGATGTTTGTTACTTACAGCATGATTTATTAATCAaccattggccattacttaagatttactgttgtcagggcagcacagtggcgcagtgggttagccctgctgcctcacggcgccgaggtcccaggttcgatcccggctctgggtcactgtccgtgtggagtttgcacattctccccgtttttgcgtgggtttcgcccccacaacccaaagatgtgcaggttaggtggattgaacacgctaaattgcccttaattggacttgggagtcctagtacaggattctctaaaggtaaacttgcaggttgagtccgtaattaagaaagcaaatgtaatgttgtcatttatctcaagaggcttggaatataaaagcagggatgtacttctgaagcttcataAAGCACTAGTtttgccccatttagaatactgtgggcaattttgggccccacacctcaggaaggacatactggcactggagcgggtccagtggagattcacacggatgatcccaggaatggtaggcttaacatacgatgaacgtctgaggatcctgggattatattcattggcgtttaggaggttgaggggagatccaataggaacttacaagataatgaatggcttagatagggtagacgtagggaagttgtttccattagcaggggagactaggacccgggggcacagccttagaataaaagggagtcactgaggagaaatttcttcagccagagagtggtgggtctgtggaattcattgccacagagggcggtggaggccgggacgttgtgtgtctttaagacagaagttgataaattcttgatttatcgaggaattaagggctatggagagagagcgggtaaatggagttgaaatcagccatgattgaatggtggagtggactcgatgggccgaatggccttacttccgctcttatgtcttatggtcttaattggaaaaaattaattgggcacactaaatttattcaaaaaaaagATTTACTGATGCCTAGCAAAGTTAGTCCAGGGCAGCCTCATAAGTATAAGTTTCCAACGCCACTGCTGGACAGACCTTAATGTAACTAATTAATTGATGTATTTTTATTATCAAGTGCACTGAATGCAATAGTCTTTTCATTTGATGAAACATTCCCTGATACATAAGTGAGTCATTGGTTGAAACAATGTCTGTATTTCTGCAGACATGACCCTAAAGTTCAATCGTTTATTCATTGTCTGAAATAATGACTATCTTTTAGCAGCCATGGCCTTTTGAATAATTCTATTTGATAGCGATGTACTCAATCAGTACCTAAAGACGTCAAATAAAACAATAACCTATcacacgggcaggttgtttccactggcgggtgaaagaactagggggcatagcctcaaaataaggggaagtagatttaggactgagtttaggaggaacttcttcacccaaagggctgtgaatctatggaattccttgcccagtgaagcagttgaggctccttcattaaatgtttttaagataaagatagatcgttttttgaagaataaaagggattaagggttatggtgttcgggccggaggtggagctgagtccacaaaagatcagccatgatctcattgaatggtggagcaggctcgaggggccagatggcctactcctgctcctagttcttatgttcatgacTTCAAATGAATTTCACCTTCATCACCTAACATTTCTCCCAGATGGTCTCTCCGATGAGGTGCAGTTTCATTGTGTCATTGCTGATGTACTTGTCCCGCTCCAACAAGGGGATTAGATCTTTAATCTCGGCGTTCCCCGAGTGTGGGACCTCAAGGGTCTTCACATCACCCACAAACCACACACTATTGTCACATCGATAAAGCAGAATGCTCAGTTTGTGAGAATGTGTTTTGCCAGCCGGATCACAGTTGTTcaccgagacagagagagttgAAAAGTCATTGTCTTGACAAACCTCATCAAAACCCATGCGATAGAGATAATTGTTCCTTAGCCGCTTGGTTGAGATACTTTGACCTTTTGGGAAAAAGGTAACATGCCATTGAGTCGTCAGTTTGAAATGGGTGGTTGAGAACGGTGTCGCCATCGAAATTTTACTCATTTGCTGATATCCTGTGATGTCCCAGAGGTGGCTAAAACGTCCTGACGTATATAGTCTCATGGTAAATGGGATGGTGGTGATATCATGGCGTTGGCTGATGGCATCCATGGGCAAAAGATGCACTTGGTAGACCAGCAAGCCCTCCCGGTGCAGGTAGGTAGAGATTGCCTCGGATCGGCACCCTGGGGCTTGGAGATCAAACAGTTTCTCTGTGGGCATCATAGGGTAGTGAATGtgttgcagcatttcctcagtatggGC
This portion of the Scyliorhinus torazame isolate Kashiwa2021f chromosome 5, sScyTor2.1, whole genome shotgun sequence genome encodes:
- the LOC140419781 gene encoding BTB/POZ domain-containing protein 17-like: MLTNVAATGSSNRAITWQRYAKLTGLTQLEEKCLRLITWNTGTIIKSPDWTSMEPHQLSALLQRSDLVVEDEVVLFQALVSWHPAHTEEMLQHIHYPMMPTEKLFDLQAPGCRSEAISTYLHREGLLVYQVHLLPMDAISQRHDITTIPFTMRLYTSGRFSHLWDITGYQQMSKISMATPFSTTHFKLTTQWHVTFFPKGQSISTKRLRNNYLYRMGFDEVCQDNDFSTLSVSVNNCDPAGKTHSHKLSILLYRCDNSVWFVGDVKTLEVPHSGNAEIKDLIPLLERDKYISNDTMKLHLIGETIWEKC